The Halobaculum magnesiiphilum genome contains the following window.
GATCCGCGTCGAGGGGACCGTCGTCGACTACGAGTACGACGCCTCCGAGCAGGTCGCCTCCTTCACCGTCGACGACCCCGACGGCGGCCGCGTGAGCGTCGGCGGCCTCGTCGCCGCCTTCGAGGACATCGAGGGCCAGGAGATCGAACTTCGCCGCCGGTAATCGATCGGCCCGGCCGGCCGAACGCAGCGGCGCGGGAACGGCGAAACCCGCAAGTGTGTCGGCGGTGACGTGTCACCCGATGGATCTCTCCTGGTCATCGCTGTCGGACGACATCGCCCCGTCGACCGTCCTCGTCCTCGGCTTCCTGCTGTTCGTGTTCCCGGAGCCGGCGACCTCGGCGTTCGGTGCCGGGTTGCTGTTGCTCGGAGCCGCGTGGTGGTTCTACGAGTGGGACCGGTTCTGATCCGTCGACGACGACGCCACGGCGGCCCCGGACACGCCGCCGGGCGCCCGGCGGCGCCTCAGATGTCGACCGCAAAGGGCGCGAACTCGGGCGCGCGGGCGGCCATCGCGCCGAACAGGTCCGCGACGGCGACGAGGTCGGCGGCGTCGATGACCTCCACCGACGTGTGCATGTAGCGGTTCGGGATGCCGACGTTCAGCGACGCGATCCCGCCGCGGCTGGTGAAGAACGCGTCCGCGTCGGTTCCGGTGCGGATGCCCGCCGCCTGAAGCTGGTACCCGATGTCGTCGGCCTCCGCGGCCGCCCGGGCCAACTCGACGACCCGGGGGTGGTTCGCGGAGCCGCGGGCGACGACCGGGCCGACACCAAGCTCAACCGGGCCGCGGTTGGCCTCGGTCACGTCGGGGTTGTCCGTCGCGTGAGTCACGTCGGCGGCGACGGCCACGTCCGGGTCGAGGTCGAAGCCGATCATCTCGGCGCCGTTGAGGCCGATCTCCTCTTGCACCGTCGAGACGGCGTACACCGTCGCGTCGACGTCCGCCTCGACGGCTCGACGGAGCCCCTCGGCGACGGCCCACGTCCCGACGCGGTTGTCCATCCCGCGCGCGGAGACGCGGTCGCCGTGGAGGTCGTGGACCGTCGATGAGAACGTCACGGGGTCGCCGACCTCGACGAGCTCCCGGGCCTCGGCCTGGCCCGCGGCGCCGACGTCGACGAACTGCTCGGCCACGTCCTCGATCTCGTCGTCGTCGCGGTCGCGGAGGTGGATTGCGGTCTGTCCGATCACGCCGTTCACCGGCCCGTCGGCGGCGTGGACGGTGACGTGCTGCCCCTTCGAGACGGTCCGGTCGGACCCGCCGACGCGGGTGAGCCGGAGGAAGCCGTCGTCGGTGATCCGACGGACCATGAAGCCGATCTCGTCGGCGTGGCCGGTGAACGCGATCCGGGGGCCGTCGCCGTCGCCCTCGTGGACGGCGACGGCGTTGCCGTAGGCGTCGGTCCACACGTCGTCGGCGAACCGGCTGACGTAGTCGACCCAGACGCGCTGGCCGTCGGTCTCGAAGCCGGAGGGCGACGGCGTGGCGAGCAGGTCGTCGAGGAACGCTCTGCGGGAGGAGTCCATACCCGGGTTCCGCATCCGGGCCCAAATGAAGCCGCCGGTCGGCGCCCGCGGGCCGCGAGACGCGACCGCGGACCCGGTCGCGCGCCGGCGCCGGCCGCCGGCGAGATGACACGATCCAAACCGATAACAGGTCGCCGAACGATCCGTCGGACATGGCGGACATCACGCTGTTCGAGTTGCACTTTCACGACGGGATCGACGTCGGGCCCTCCTCGATCGGGGGCGGAACGGACTCCGACGCGGCGGAGGCACTCGACGCGGGCGAGGCGGACGACGAGGACGAGTCGTCCGGGTCGGGCGTCGGGAAGGCCGTCGGTATCCTCGTGGCGGTGGCGCTGCTCGTCGGCCTCGCGGTCGGCGCGAAGAAACTGTTGAGCGACGACCTCGAACCGATCGAGGAGCTCGAGGACCTGGACGAGGAGGCCTGAGTCGGCTCATCCAGCCGCAGGCGCGGATCAGTCGCATCGGACACCGACGCGGGTCAATCGCAGCGGACGCCGACGAGAGTCAGCCGTCGAGCACGCCGACGCGGTCGGCGGCGTAGCCGAACAGGTCGGCGTAGCCGTACGGCGACATCAGCGCCGGATAGAAGGACGTGTCGGCGGTGAACACCTCGCCGTCGGCGGCGGCGAAGCGCTCGCCGACGGCCACCTCGGTGAAGTTCTCGACGAACACCTCGTACTCGTCGGCCGCCGGCTTCGGCACGGGGTCGACGAGTTCGAACACCTCCACGTGCGCCGCCGTGCCGCCGTCGGAGGCGGCGTCGGCCTCGGCGTCGGACTCGGATTCTCGATCGGTAACGCCGCTCGGCGCGGGCGCCGCCGGCGTCGCCTCCGGCAGCGCCCCCGTCGCGGCGAGGAACCCGCGAACCAGCCGGTAGGCGTTCTCGGCGGCCTCGTCGGTACCCTGGAGCCCGCACTCGACCTCGATCGTGTGGGGGTGCCGGATGAGTCGTCCCTCCGCGAGCCCCTCCGTCTGCAGCAGCTTCGTCACCGAAAGGTGGGGAACGATGGCGCGGGCGATCTCGTCGACCGTCTCGGCGACGGCGAACGGCTCGGCCGTCGACTGCGTCGAGTGGAGCGCGAGCGCCGTACAGCCCTCCAGTTCGGCCATGAGGTGGTGGGCCAACTGCGACTCGTGGGTGTCACCGTTCGGGTCGCCGGGGAACGCGCGGTTCAGGTCCTCCTCGGTGTAGCGAACGCCCGCCTCCAGCGCCTTCTCGTTCGCGACGATCAGCTTCACCGGGCGCTCCACGTCGGGGTCGGCGGCGAGCAGTCTCTCGACGGCCCGCGGTCCGCAGGGCTCGTCGCCGTGGATCCCGGCGACGACGGCCACCTCGGGGACGCCCGTCCCCAGTTGGCGAATTCGCATATACCCGATCTCCGCCCGGTACGCATTTGAGGAACGCGGTTCCGGGCGCGTCCTGTCCGCGATCGGACCGGTCCGGAAAGTGTCCATTGACAACAGTTAACATACGAGGCGACGAACATCTTCGCGACAATGAGCGAGCCAACCGAGATCGCGGGCGGGGAGTCGACGGTGATCGAGTCGGGGTCGGAGCTCGCGATACCGATCACCGTCAGGGTGCTCGGGGTCGGGATGCTCGGCGGGCTGCTCGGGATGGTCACGATGATCCCGGTACTGGTCGGGGTCCCGGCGGCGCTGGGGCTGTTCCGTCCCGACCCGATCGCGGAGTTCGTCCCCCTGACGGAGCTGTTCGGCATCGAGCCGACGCTCGCGCTCGGCCTCGCGCTGTTCGCCGCCATGGGAACCGTGCTGCTGCCGATGGTGTTCCTCGTCGTCGGCGCGTACCTCCCGCCGGAGGGGCCGCGGTACCTCCGCGGCGTGACGTTCGCGACGATCTTCTGGACCGGGTTCGTCCCCGCGTTCATGCCGGAGGGGCCGGCCCTCGTCGCCGGGACGTTCCTGGTCGTCTCGCTGGTCGCCCATTGGGTGTACGGAGCCGTCCTCGCCGGCGTGCTCGACCGGACGGTCGGGATCCCACAACACGAGGTCTGACTTCGCTGGCGACGTTGCGAACGCGAGCGAACCGAAGCCAAAAAGGGGGGCAAACCGGGGTGCGATCGGCGATAGTTCTATCAATACTTGCCGTAATTGGTAGTGTGGCATGATACCGTGTGACGCTGCGGCAGTCCACGCCGTGCTCCTCCACACGGGCGGGAGCGGACTCGTCCCCCGAGGTACGAGGGCCCAGGTGTTCAACCGGATCTTCGAGGTGTTCCTGATTCTCGGGGTGGCGGTGGGCGTCGTCGTGCTCGGCTACATGGGGCTGAAGGCGTACCAGTACCGGCGCGGCGCCGACCACGACCACGACGACGTCGAGCGGCCGCAACTGGGAGAACTCCCGAAGGGAAGCGAGGGGGGCGGGAAGCTGTTCGTCTCCTTCGGCATGAGCGCGGTCATCGTCGTCTCGCTCATCTCCTGGACGTACCTCACGCTGCTGTACGTCGAGGACCCCGGGTCGACCGCGGCCGACCCCGAGGCGATCGAGGTCGAGGTCGTCGGCGGGCAGTTCTCCTGGACGTTCATCTATCCGAACGGTCACGAGAGCGACGTGTTGCGCGCGCCGACCGACACCGACGTTCACCTCGTGGTCAGCTCGCGGGACGTGTTCCACAACTTCGGGATACCGGAGTTGCGGGTGAAATCCGACGCCATTCCGGGTCAGACCACCGAGACCTGGTTCGTCGCCGACGAGCCGGGCAGGTATCAGGCCCACTGCTACGAGCTGTGCGGGTCGGGCCACTCCTACATGGACGCGCAGGTGGTGATCATGGAGGAGGACGCGTTCGAGGCGTGGTACGCGAACACGTCGGCGCCGAACGGATCCGCCGGTGACGGCGGGGCCGAGACGAACGCGAGCGTCTCGACGACGATCGACCGGGTCGCCGCGCCGGCGGGGGTGGGCGCGTGAGCGCTCCCGACGACCCGGCGAGCGTCCTCGCGACGCCGGATCTCCCGGACGCGAAGACGCTGAAGCGGTGGTTCGTCACGACGAACCACAAGGACATCGGGCTGTTGTACCTCGGCACGTCGCTGTTCTTCCTCGTGTTCGGCGGAGTCCTCGCGCTGTTGATGCGGAGCCAGATGTGGGTGTCGCGCGCGCCGGGGGAGGGGATCCTCGGGCCGGTCGCGTACAACCAGGCGGTATCCGCCCACGGCCTGCTGATGGTGTTCTGGTTCCTCTCGCCGTTCGCGTTCGGCTTCGCGAACTACATCGTCCCCCTCCAGATCGGCGCGAAGGACCTGGCGTTCCCCCGCCTGAACGCCCTGAGCTACTGGCTGTACCTGTTCTCCGGGCTGCTGTTCGGCGTATCGTTTTTCCAGGGGACGTCGTTCTCGGGCGGGTGGACCATGTACGCGCCGCTGAGCGTGCCCACGTTCCTCCCGAGCGTCGGTGCGACGGCGACGATCCTCGCGCTGGTGTTGTTCACCGCCTCGGTGACGGTCGGGTCGGTGAACTTCATCACCACCATCCATCGGATGCGCGCGAAGGGGCTCTCGCTGTGGAACATGCCGCTGTTCTCGTGGACGATCCTCCTCACCGTCTGGATGATGCTGTTCGCGTTCGCCGCGCTGTTGGCGGCGCTGCTCATCCTCTCGTCGGATCGCATCCTCGGGACGACCTACTTCGCCCAGACCAGTCCCGGCGGGTCGCTGCTGTGGACCCACCTGTTCTGGTTCTTCGGCCACCCGGAGGTGTACATCGTGTTCTTCCCCGCGCTGGGGATCATGGCCGAGACGTTCCAGACGTTCACGGGTCGGCGGATCGTCGGCCGCAAGTGGTTCATCGCCTCGATGATCCTGGTCGCGCTGCAGAGCTTCTTCGTGTGGATGCACCACATGTTCCTCACGAGCATCTCGCTGAACGCCAAAACGGTGTTCATGGCGACGACCATCGGCATCTCGTTGCCGTTCGACCTGATGGTGTTCGCGCTCATCTACACGATGAAGAAGGGCGACATCCGCTTTTCCACGCCGTTCCTGTTCAACTTCGGCGCGCTCGTGTTGTTCATCCTCGGGGGGATCACCGGCGTGTTCCTCGGGGCGGTCGTCCTCGACTACGAGTTCCGCGGCACCTACTGGGTCGTCGCACACTTCCACTACGTGATGGTGGGCGGCGTCACCGCGCTCGTGGGCGGGCTCTACTACTGGTTCCCGAAGCTCACCGGCCGGATGTACGACGAGTTCCTCGGGAAGGTCCACTTCGTGATGTACTTCGTGGGCTTCAACCTGCTCTACTTCCCGATGTTCATCGCCTGGGAGACGCCCCGCCGGGTGTTCGCCTACCAGACTGAGCTGGAGCCGTGGCACCAGATCGCGACGGTCGGGGGGTTCCTGCTCGGCTCGTCGTTCCTCGTGATGTTCTACAACCTCTACCGGAGCGCGTGGGACGGCGAGGAGGCGTCCGCCCGGCCGTGGGAGTACGCAAGCACCGCCGAGTGGACGGTGCCGTCGCCGCCGCCGCTGGAGAACTTCCCGGGGTACCCCGACTACACGTCCGGCGAACTCGAGTTCCGCGACGAGGAGGAGGTCCACGCGGAGACGGCCGGCGGCGACGCCCACGGCGCCACGGCCGCCGCCGACGGCGGAACCGCGGCGTCCGACGGCGGAACCGCGGCGTCCGACGGCGGGGCGGTCGTGACCCGCGAGGGTGCAACGCCGCCGGCGACGCCCGTCGAGACGGAACACGACGGCCACGTGAGCCACGCGAGCGTCTGGCCGGTGATCGTCTCGCTGGGCGCGTTCCTCACCCTGCTGGGCGCCTCGGGGATCAGCGAGGGGTCGTTCGTCGACGGGATGGCCGGGGACGTGTACCTCGGCTTCCTCGTGGCGGGCGGCATCGTCACGGTGAGTTCGCTCGTGGCGATGACGATGGAGCCGTTCGACGGGCCCGTGGTCGAGTGGGCCGCCCAGTGGCCCTTCGGCGACGTGGAGAA
Protein-coding sequences here:
- a CDS encoding M42 family peptidase translates to MDSSRRAFLDDLLATPSPSGFETDGQRVWVDYVSRFADDVWTDAYGNAVAVHEGDGDGPRIAFTGHADEIGFMVRRITDDGFLRLTRVGGSDRTVSKGQHVTVHAADGPVNGVIGQTAIHLRDRDDDEIEDVAEQFVDVGAAGQAEARELVEVGDPVTFSSTVHDLHGDRVSARGMDNRVGTWAVAEGLRRAVEADVDATVYAVSTVQEEIGLNGAEMIGFDLDPDVAVAADVTHATDNPDVTEANRGPVELGVGPVVARGSANHPRVVELARAAAEADDIGYQLQAAGIRTGTDADAFFTSRGGIASLNVGIPNRYMHTSVEVIDAADLVAVADLFGAMAARAPEFAPFAVDI
- a CDS encoding succinylglutamate desuccinylase/aspartoacylase domain-containing protein, with amino-acid sequence MRIRQLGTGVPEVAVVAGIHGDEPCGPRAVERLLAADPDVERPVKLIVANEKALEAGVRYTEEDLNRAFPGDPNGDTHESQLAHHLMAELEGCTALALHSTQSTAEPFAVAETVDEIARAIVPHLSVTKLLQTEGLAEGRLIRHPHTIEVECGLQGTDEAAENAYRLVRGFLAATGALPEATPAAPAPSGVTDRESESDAEADAASDGGTAAHVEVFELVDPVPKPAADEYEVFVENFTEVAVGERFAAADGEVFTADTSFYPALMSPYGYADLFGYAADRVGVLDG
- a CDS encoding DUF6789 family protein produces the protein MSEPTEIAGGESTVIESGSELAIPITVRVLGVGMLGGLLGMVTMIPVLVGVPAALGLFRPDPIAEFVPLTELFGIEPTLALGLALFAAMGTVLLPMVFLVVGAYLPPEGPRYLRGVTFATIFWTGFVPAFMPEGPALVAGTFLVVSLVAHWVYGAVLAGVLDRTVGIPQHEV
- the coxB gene encoding cytochrome c oxidase subunit II, with protein sequence MIPCDAAAVHAVLLHTGGSGLVPRGTRAQVFNRIFEVFLILGVAVGVVVLGYMGLKAYQYRRGADHDHDDVERPQLGELPKGSEGGGKLFVSFGMSAVIVVSLISWTYLTLLYVEDPGSTAADPEAIEVEVVGGQFSWTFIYPNGHESDVLRAPTDTDVHLVVSSRDVFHNFGIPELRVKSDAIPGQTTETWFVADEPGRYQAHCYELCGSGHSYMDAQVVIMEEDAFEAWYANTSAPNGSAGDGGAETNASVSTTIDRVAAPAGVGA
- a CDS encoding cbb3-type cytochrome c oxidase subunit I, with the translated sequence MSAPDDPASVLATPDLPDAKTLKRWFVTTNHKDIGLLYLGTSLFFLVFGGVLALLMRSQMWVSRAPGEGILGPVAYNQAVSAHGLLMVFWFLSPFAFGFANYIVPLQIGAKDLAFPRLNALSYWLYLFSGLLFGVSFFQGTSFSGGWTMYAPLSVPTFLPSVGATATILALVLFTASVTVGSVNFITTIHRMRAKGLSLWNMPLFSWTILLTVWMMLFAFAALLAALLILSSDRILGTTYFAQTSPGGSLLWTHLFWFFGHPEVYIVFFPALGIMAETFQTFTGRRIVGRKWFIASMILVALQSFFVWMHHMFLTSISLNAKTVFMATTIGISLPFDLMVFALIYTMKKGDIRFSTPFLFNFGALVLFILGGITGVFLGAVVLDYEFRGTYWVVAHFHYVMVGGVTALVGGLYYWFPKLTGRMYDEFLGKVHFVMYFVGFNLLYFPMFIAWETPRRVFAYQTELEPWHQIATVGGFLLGSSFLVMFYNLYRSAWDGEEASARPWEYASTAEWTVPSPPPLENFPGYPDYTSGELEFRDEEEVHAETAGGDAHGATAAADGGTAASDGGTAASDGGAVVTREGATPPATPVETEHDGHVSHASVWPVIVSLGAFLTLLGASGISEGSFVDGMAGDVYLGFLVAGGIVTVSSLVAMTMEPFDGPVVEWAAQWPFGDVENTKLGMWVFLASDVVLFGAFIGAYAFVRVAYGWESWHHLIPAAHVPLPGLINTYLLLTSSFTVVIAMVAAQRRKQLWVVGSLSATFLLGVGFLINKAMEWSHLFHVHEAGFPDGWGLSTNIASSTFYLTTGLHGAHVAVGLLITLYMIVRAARGAYLGEEEPIEYFGLYWHFVDVVWLFLFPLFYIV